The Neoarius graeffei isolate fNeoGra1 chromosome 10, fNeoGra1.pri, whole genome shotgun sequence sequence GGCATAATAGACCACTTTGTTGCCTCtttaaaaatataatttttcatCTAGTGatgtggggcagcacagtggtgtctgtcgcctcacagcaagaaggttctgggtttgagcccagtggccgacaggggcctttctgtgtggagtttgtatgttcaagtcaagtcaagtttatttgtatagcgcttttaacaataaacattgtcgcaaagcagctttacagaatttgaacgacttaaaatatgagctaattttatccctaatctatccccagtgagcaagcctgtggcgacggtggcaaggaaaaacaccttcagacgacatgaggaagaaatcttgagaggaaccagactcaaaagggaacccatcctcatttgggcaacaacagacaccatgactataacattaacagttttaacataaagtcagcttcgttgatgctataaaccccccaccaacggaaacccgagcacaaaaccgtgcacgacaaccacagtcccaaagtcagcaagtcaactgcagtccccagccacaaaagcaccattgcaagagtccagagcgtcctccaggcgcgacccccaactgtccacatggggccgcccgccaaaggagcgatgcgatgagactccaaccagacacagggcaccaggatggatcaggcaggcccgaggagcagaagaggtcagcatctcgatcccaggaccgacatgtaactcagagggacagattttttttggggggggggagagagcgagagagagagagagagagagaaaaaaacccacaggttgttaggtatgcccaatgtcacctgaataagtaggaacagtatacatattgcactgagtacaagcagggactccggcaactaactatgacagcataactaaaaggggagagtcagaaggtaacacaggcagttctccccatgtctgcgtgggtttcctccgagtgcttcggtttcccccacagtccaaagacatgcaggttaggctaattggtggctctaaattgaccgtaggtgtgaatgtgagtgtgaatggttgtttgtctctatgtgtcagccctgtgatgatctggcaacttgtccagggtgtaccccgcctctcacccgtagtcagctgggagaggctccagcttgcctgcgaacctgcacaggataagcggttacggataatggatggatagatgatgtCTCACTGGTTTTTCTATTGAATCAGTTTTCTATTGACAGATACTAACTTTCAAACAGTAGACTAAATAATGATTTGTGTTTAGTCTGAGAAAATCTTGTAAAATGCCCTGATAAACTATATTAAGAtaatcaaaaaaaaatttttttattaagACTTAGAAAAtggaggacagtgcagagacaaatAATATAAAATTATTATGAAGATGTTAAGATCTTCATTTATATTTAGTTTTATAATAATATATATTAAAATGTTATTAATATATTATAATCTATTTTGATATTTTAGCCGATTTTGCCACATATCTCGAACCATCTTctactgttgtagctcatccacctcaagggtcaatgttttgtgcatgctgagatggttttctgctcaccatggttggaaagagttgttatgagttactatatccttcccggcaggtcgaaccaatctggccattttcctctgacctctcttatcaacaaggcgtttgtttccacccacagaactgtcgctcactcaatgtttttttgtttttcgcaccattctgtgtaaactctagagactgttgtgtgtgaaaaccccaggagatcagcagtttctgaaatactcaaaccagtccatctggcaccaacacccatgccttaGTGAACATCAcagagatcacgatttttcctgttctgatgtttgatgtgaacattaactgaagttcttgacctgtatctgtattGTGTTGCTACCATATGATTGGCTGTGCAGGTGTAGacacgtgttcctaataaagtggtaaaGTAGAtacacaaacgtgtgtgtgtgtgtgtgtgtgagattgtggtTGTAGTGGCATAGTGGTGCAATAAGGatcattgctgcctcacagctcaggGTTCCTGGTTCAATCCTTGTGTTACTGCCTGTGTGATGGTtatgtgcatgttctccctgtgtgtgtttTCTGGTTTCCTCTCATCTCTCAACAACATGCaagtaagaaagaaaagaaagaaagcacaactttatttatcacacacttgtgaaattcctctttgcatttaactcatctgaagcagtgaacacacacacacacacacacacacacaggcagccatgctaagagcacccggggagcagttgggagttcggtgcctcgctcaagggcacctcagcccaaggctgtcccatattaacctaaccgcatgtctttggagcacccggaggaaacccacacagacacggggagaacatgcaaactccacacagaaaggcccccaccggctgctgggctcgaacccagaaccttcttgctatgaggcgaccatactaaccacttacaccaccatgctgccccagtaGGTGGATTAGCTATGCTAATTTGCCCTGAAATAGATTGGTGTCCAATCCAGAGTGTACTCACACCTCACAACCAGATAGGCTCCTGATCCACTGTGGCCCTGATGAATGAACTGAAGTTGTCTCAAGGGTATTCGGGCTTGATTCACTATTAATGCTGGCACAACTTTTGCCAGCGTACATAAAATAAGCTGGTTTTGGTGACAAGTCTTTCAtatagatttattcatttgtcatTCTTTAAGGGCTTGCTCAGGGGCCTAACAATGGTTCTTTGACAGTCTTCAAATTTGAATTCTCAATATCCCAGGACAgaaccattactgctgggcttccACAGGCACTGTATTGTCGTCGTCAAGTGCTATGAAGAAAACTTATTTCTTTCCATACTTTTGCTTTTTGTTCACCTGTCTGGAAGGAATGTTGACCCCGTTGTGTTTGTCTGCGTACAACTGTGACTGGGAATAAAAGGCGGCACTAAGACCCTGTGAAGAGTGCCTCGCGCCTTCCTGCCTGCCAGCCTGCATCCCTCTCCACTACACACTGATCTGCAattaccctgtgtgtgtgtgtgtgtgtgtgtgtgtgagagagagagagagagagagagagagagagagcacatgttTATgcttggatgtgtgtgtgtgatagaggggATGTGTGAGAGCGTGCATGCAAGTGTgtggtgcgtgcgtgtgtgtgtgtgctacaggCAGATTTCTAAGCAGAGAGGATTTCGTCGGCGCCTCTTTCCACTCATCGGCTCAAGCAGCAACCTGACCACCTGGACCGCCTGCCTGCCTGGAGCACAGGAAGCATCTTCGATCGGCAGAATggaatggggtgtgtgtgtgtgtgtgtgagtgtgtgtgtgtgtgtgtgtatgggtgggtgggtgggtgaataGGTGGGTGAAGAGGGGGTAGGAGTGAGATGAAAGGACCAGGTGAGGAGAGGtgtcaggtctctctctctctctcattctctgtgtACCTCTGCTTGTGCACCACTAGCATCAGGAGCATGGAAGGAGAACCTCTCTTGGACCTGCACTCCATAACAACTCCTGTCATCTCCAACCTCAGCTCTGCTGCCTCCGTTTTTCCAGCCACATGGGCCAAATCTGCACTCATCTGAACTCACCTGGTCTCCAGCGCTCCTCCTGTGAAGGCAAGGTAGTCTCAACCTCTCCAGCATTCTTCTGCAACTCTTTCCCATGCAACAAGCTTTAATTAACTATATGTatatgtaaacacactgactttAAGTTACATTTCCACCCAAGGCTATAAATATGTCTGAAATCGACTAAAAATAGGCAGATCGGGATTTGTGTAACTGGTGCTAAATTCCAGATGAGCAGATGCAGTGTTCTGACTATAATATTGCATTATTATTAAATGCCATGACTTTGGGACTTTGCTGGGATATTTAATGTGCTTAGTGCAATGAACGCAGGCCTCATATCATCATGTTCACTGAGGACCAAAACAGTAAGGCTGTATAAAAACGTTTCTGTAAACTAATAAGCACAGCGCATCTCTGGAGGGAGGGGGGAGCTAAGGAAAAAGAAAGGGTGAAAGAAGTCAAAAACCAAGGTTGGTTTTAGTCTTGTGCATTTAATATACTGTATTTCTCAGCTAGGAGGCGTGGATGTGTTGTTTTGTTGGTTGCAGCTTCCAAGTTCAGAAAAACACAAGCTTGAATTTGAAGCGTCTTCGTTTTTGCGTGTGCATTTAGAGAACGTtgtatatttgtattatttaaaGCCAGCTTCTCTCCATATTCATAATTTTCCCCATGTCAGTGATCTTTGCGATCATTTTCCGATTATACAACAAATACAAATTGCTTAGGCATTAGATATCTCAATGATATAAACATTACAGAAATGTTGTTTTGATTGGCATACTGATTAATAAGCTAATTATTTGATGATTTATAAGTTATCAGAGATTTACTCAGAATATGTCATGAATAAGAGGAGTGGGATTTTTCCAAAGTCAGTTTTATAGATTGTATTTATAGCACTTGTATGAAATCTCCAAACTTCATTTTATAGGCTGTATTTATGACATCGGTAAACACATTGAGGacaaaaatttatatttttgcCTAGATGTCCAGCTTGAGGGCCTCTAGAAACATCTGCTAATTATGATACCATTTACCTGTCAATTCTGATGACAGCTCTTGTTTTCCTTTTCGGTTTACTCCTTCATGACACTACTAAACCTCAGGTCTAAAATAAAAGGGAGTAAATTAGTTCATGGTCAGCTCTGCTTGTTGCTttcaatgatgtgtgtgtgtgtgtgtgtgtgtgtgtgtgtgtgtgtgtgtgtgtgtgtgtgtgtgtgtgtgtgtgtgtcacataaGAGCACACAGATGAAGGTGACTGGTTCAACTTAATCAACTTGAAGAAATTGGTATTTTTGGGGTATTGTGAGGTTTTCTTTGAAAGTCACTGGGCAGTAAATCAGAATGTAATAGGTTATTGCCCATGTTTTTAAACCCAAAGTGGGTCAAGATGGCAGTCTTACTGTGTAGTGCTGTTGCCATTAGCctatgtttgattttttttttcctcaaatagtGGTCACCTTAACTGCAGATGCTGTTTCACTTTGCTACAAATGCTGTCCAGCTTTCCTGGAAAGATTTGACATGTCGCATTTGGTAATAATAACGATGATGAAGAGGAAAGCTGCATTAGCAACATTAATATGTCATTAATATGTTGATTAATTAGCCATGCCTACAAAAATCTATCCAGATTAGCCGTTGAGCTCTGGTAACATCATTGATCAGCAATGGActaaaagttagagaagcagctttgggcccaaaagggtcgctggtttgattccctggaccaggaggaaaatccatggctgaagtgcccttgagcaaggctcctaaCCCCCAGGGCCTGTGTATGCACACACGctcattgtacgtcgctctggataagcgcgtctgtgaaatgtctgtaatgtaatgtaatgtaatgatcaCAATTAGCAGATTTGCTGGGTGAAAAAGGATATTGAAGTGTTTTTAATTCTCTTATTTGAGTTGGGTTTTGAttgtataacagttaatagaaagtTTTTAAATTCACAGTAAAATATCCAGTTCGAAAGCTGCAACATTTACACGTGCCCTAGTCTTGCAAGCCAGGCTTCTAGCATTTTGCCATGGATGTGGCCAAGAACTGCCTACATAGAGCGAGGGGAATTTGGCTGACTTGAGAGATGATCAACCACACATCTTTTCACATAGCCTGTTTACTTACAAACTAACTTCAAATAAAGCTCTTTAATAACATTTAAAGTTGAGATTCCTACCCAGTTATTGATGAAATGTGTGATCACTGTAGAATCGCCAAGGCAAACTTATTTCACATGTTTTGGACATGTTCTAGATTAAGGGAGTTCTGGACATCAGTATTTAAGATTTTGAATGAGGCCTTTGATTTAGATCTGCAACCCAGCCATACAACGGCCATATTTGGGGTTCAAGGAGATGATATTCATTTGACTAGCAACAAGGAAAATGTTGTTGCCTTTGCAACGGTAATAGGTCGACGGAGAATACTTACGGAATGGAAATCATCAACCTCACCAAAGGGGGGGGAAGACTGACTATTTGTCATAACGTTAATGTTATTaccaccccaattccataaatttgggacactgtataaaacataaataaaaaacaaataccCGTATGATGATTTGTAaagcttggaaaccctatatttcattgaaaatagtacaaagacaacatatcaaattttgaaactgagaaattttattatgaagcgcaaaatacgacaaaggagaccccaagttgttgagcaactgaaattgtatatcaggcaagaacgggataacatttctctttcaaaactacagcaatcgtttggtctcctcagttcccaaacgcttgcagattgttgttaaaagtagaggtgatgcaacacagtggtaaacatatccctgtcccaacttttttgaaacgtgttgctgacgtcaaattcaaaatctcatctcatctcattatctctagccgctttatcctgttctacagggtcgcaggcaagctggagcctatcccagctgactacaggcgaaaggcggggtacaccctggacaagtcgccaggtcatcacagggccgacacatagacacagacaaccattcacactcacattcacacctacggtcaatttagagtcaccagttaacctaacctgcatgtctttggactgtgggggaaaccggagcacccggaggaaacccacgtggacacggggagaacatgcaaactccacacagaaaggccctcgccggccacagggctcgaacccggaccttcttgttgtgaggcgacagcgctaaccactacaccaccgtgccgcccaaattcaaaataaggatatatttttcaaaaaacaataaaatttctcagtttcaacatatgctgtctttgtacttttttcaatgaaatatagggtttccaagatttgcaaattattgcattctgtttttatttacagtttacacagcgtcccatctttatggaattgggattgtacatTTTTATACATTATACCTTATTTGAAAACAAATACATGTTAAAAAAAAGATGAGAttccattaactttttcagtccAGTGATTATCATGGTATCATGGTGTGTGAAAACCGGTGAATGCATGCATTCTGGCTACAAGCATCTGATTGTTAAAAATGATGCAATCAGATCAACTCTCTAtacttccatatatatatatatatatatatatatatatatatatatatatatatatatatatggaagtaTAGAGAGTTGATCTGATTGCATCATTTTTAACAATCAGATGCTTGTAGCCAGAAAAGAGTACACAAACGTCAGAGTGCCCTGAATTTGAGACTCCATGTCCCCATCTCCCAGACAAATACGGTACAttttgcagtattttcaaagtagcCTTATTGCATGCTTTCCTGTAGTAGTCAATGTTCCTTTTCATTaatgcaagacaaaaaaaaaaaaaaatctcggaaTTATTCTCAAGCTAAGCCCATGTTGCTAATGGaaaagagttgtgtgtgtgtataaagagcAAATACTCATCCAATTCAATATGAATATCAGCATCTTTTCTTTTATTCTTTAGGCAAAGCACTTCCAGTCAGCTACTGGACATTGAGTAGGATGGAGTCTCTGCCAGCATGGGGGCAGACCCAAAACGATGCTTGGAAATGAGGTAACCAGGTGTACCAAGACAAATCTATGGCATACTTCAAACTCTAAGCTAAATCTCAAGCTTAAACTCCATCATCATGCCATTATACTAATAATACAGACTTTGTTAAGCCCTCTACTTGGGCTTGTCTCAGGTAAAGGAGGATGGGTGATAGGCCCATGAATGTAATTTTTGACCAAACACCTCATCCCATCCTCACATGGATCCTTCTGCCTCCCTCCACATGCCGAAGAACTTCACAAGCCACAGTCAGCTCAGTAGTGGCTGGGTCAATGGCTCTGGAGTGTCTCTAACCAATGATGGAACTCTCTTCCACATGCTGGCCCTCTGCACCATGGTCTTGATGGACATCCTGGCTGTGGTAGGCAACCTGACCATAATGGCAGTCATTGCCAGGGCACCGCGCCTGCACAAGTTCATCTTTGTTTTCCACCTGTGTCTGGTGGATCTCTTGGCTGCTCTAGTGCTAATGCCTCTGGGGATGTTGACCGAGCAGGTGTTCTTTAATGAAACTGTGTGTCAGGCATACCTGTGCTTGAGTGTTGGCCTCATCAGTGCCACCATCCTCACCATCTCGGCCATCAATGTGGAGCGGTACtactacattgtgcacccgatgcGTTATGAGGTTAAAATGACCATTGGTCTGGTAGTTTCTGTTCTTGTTGCCATATGGATCAAAGCAACACTCATGGCTGCTCTTGCCTTGCTGGGATGGACACTGCAAAGGGAGGAGGAAGTGCAGTCAAACCTGGTGTTGGAACCTAGATGCTGctctttgcattcaatgaatagaGGGCCCCACCGCTTGGTTTTTATGCTCCTCTTTGCACTCATATACTTCCTCTGTCCGGTATTTATCATTCTTGTGGTTTACTGTAACATGTTCAAGGTAGCCAGAGTAGCTGCTATGCAACCAGGTCCTGTGCCTACGTGGGTGGAGACTCCACGGCCTCGTTCAGACTCTTTAAGCAGTCGTTCTAGCACAGCAGCAAGTCTCGCAACAACTCGCAACACACCTCAGAGGACATTTGGTGGTGGGAAGGCGGCAGTCGTACTGGTGGCTGTTGGGGGTCAGTTCCTAGGTTGCTGGCTCCCCTATTTCTCTTTTCACCTCTACTCGGCCATTATTGCCTCCTCTCCTGCCACTCTGGCTCAAATAGAAGACGTGGTCACTTGGATAGGTTACTTCTGCTTCACCTCCAATCCCATTTTCTACGGCTGTCTGAACCGGCAGATCCGTGAGGAGTTGGCGAGAAATGTGGCATGCGTCTTTAAGTGGGGGCGGCCACATGAGGAGGAAGAGCAGTTGCCCAGCAGAGAGGCTTCTATCGAAGAGAACTTCCTCCAGTTCCTCCAGGGCACTGGTTGTAACCTGGGGCCCAGGAACTCACAAAGCATCTCTGTCCCCCAGAAGGATGACGAGGACACTCTTTCTGCTCATCACAGACCTTCGGTTGACTTCCACATCCCCGGACAAATCATGGAAGAGACATCAGAATTCATTGATCAGCAGCAGCTGAATGATCTCAATATAACAGGCaactgtttcaaaacaatgtcTGAGCTGCAGGGTTAATATTTACAGAATATTTATGGAATATATGTCTTTTATTGTTAGAATAATTTGTTGTGCATTCTTTTTGATAACCTGCCTGATACTTTGTATTTGGGGATAAGGCTAATGTTTGATTTTTAGGATTAAATTTTATGGAATGCATTCTGGCAGAACTCAGATTATATACAACAGTTGCTCTGCGTGGGATCGACAAGAAATGATCTCACCACTGCAACTATTTACTAATCCTTTATTTTTTCAGTCTACCAGTTATGAGAATAAGAGAGGTTGCCTGTTACAGGAACAAGCCATTTTTTAATTAGGCCTGCTACTATGGCATTAGGAGTGTGAATTGACCCACAAGACTATCAAAGGTGGCATGATGTGTACCTGTCGGTTACACTGTAATGCAGGTTTACAGTTTCTACATGTATGAACAGGTGTATAAACTATGGTGTCCTAGAAAGTCCCAGATACCGAGGTTTATGCAACTATGGTATAAATGCAACATGACCCATAAAGTTTTTTTAATGAAGGAAAATATATGGAGTTCAGGTCTTTGGCTATATAAAGAGAGACACATTttgtaattgaaaaaacaaaacaaaacagggaTTGCCCTCGAACTCACATACTTTCTGCACCTTGTAACATGACAAGCACAGTATCCTCTGAGTTTTATGAAGCACCTGATTATCAGAATAATGTAAGTATCAGATAACTGGGTCAAATAGGGTTAGTTGGGAACATGGTTACTATAAATGCCCTCCAAGATTTTATTtagctttataaaaaaaaaaacaggtctgAGAAGTAAATACAATTTGTCTTTCAGCCTAATTTCCTCGTCAGATTCTCATATCAGAAACAAGTTACAGGCCTTTATGATCAAAGGAGGCCATTTTGTTTAAACATAGCAGTCAGGTACAATGTGTCAGACTGGTTAGTTTCTCACTTTAAGGAGTACAGTGCTATGAAGAAAAACAGATCACATGAATATTTGACTTGTGATGTGTGCagccatcattaaaaaaaatcctgctGTTGAAGAGTCAAATGCCAATGGTCTTATAAGGTGAGCAGTATTGTAGCCTGGGTTTATTAGATCGTTCTTCTGATTGTGAACAGACACTGCCAATGTCCGGTTATTTAAGGGTAAACCTGACTCTGATCCCAGAATTACAGAAATGTTGAATTAGAAGTATCAAGTTCTTGTGGCTACAGTACACAATAAAGGCAATACTTACGCAAATTGATAAGTGCTTTTGCCCTCCTTTAACATTAAGAGATATCATTTTCTTCCTACGAGTCTTCTTTttaacttccttccttccttttttgaCCTTATAGCAAGGGCTCTTAAACataaactgcctttcagatttttcaagtgtagatcgtaaaaagaattttccttgaccacccaattatttttgtttaatggaccgaaagctactgaattcgaatcacagacttccaatttt is a genomic window containing:
- the gpr61 gene encoding G-protein coupled receptor 61; amino-acid sequence: MDPSASLHMPKNFTSHSQLSSGWVNGSGVSLTNDGTLFHMLALCTMVLMDILAVVGNLTIMAVIARAPRLHKFIFVFHLCLVDLLAALVLMPLGMLTEQVFFNETVCQAYLCLSVGLISATILTISAINVERYYYIVHPMRYEVKMTIGLVVSVLVAIWIKATLMAALALLGWTLQREEEVQSNLVLEPRCCSLHSMNRGPHRLVFMLLFALIYFLCPVFIILVVYCNMFKVARVAAMQPGPVPTWVETPRPRSDSLSSRSSTAASLATTRNTPQRTFGGGKAAVVLVAVGGQFLGCWLPYFSFHLYSAIIASSPATLAQIEDVVTWIGYFCFTSNPIFYGCLNRQIREELARNVACVFKWGRPHEEEEQLPSREASIEENFLQFLQGTGCNLGPRNSQSISVPQKDDEDTLSAHHRPSVDFHIPGQIMEETSEFIDQQQLNDLNITGNCFKTMSELQG